One Syntrophales bacterium genomic region harbors:
- a CDS encoding acetyl-CoA carboxylase biotin carboxyl carrier protein subunit, translating into MSVEVTAPMPGTILKVLVKVGDQIKEDEEVAILEAMKMENPIYAPKDGKVVEIRVKEKDKVDTDQVLVVLE; encoded by the coding sequence ATGAGTGTGGAAGTCACGGCCCCTATGCCGGGAACTATTTTGAAGGTTTTGGTGAAAGTTGGCGATCAAATAAAGGAAGATGAAGAGGTGGCTATTCTTGAGGCCATGAAGATGGAAAACCCGATTTATGCACCCAAAGACGGGAAGGTCGTTGAGATAAGGGTCAAAGAAAAGGACAAGGTTGATACAGACCAGGTATTGGTCGTTCTTGAATAA
- a CDS encoding histone deacetylase, with product MLKKERKTGLIFFPAFDWAISPTHPEREERLLYTQDQVFEEGLLDFDNIIEFKPGVAVDDDINRVHICVPDTRSVITESHLISAGGAITAAEKVMKGEVDNAFALVRPPGHHAMLVVHGARGFCNVNIEAIMIEYIRKHYGPQRVAIIDTDCHHGDGTQDIYWNDPNTLCISIHQDGTTLYPGTGFHREFGGPNALGATINIPLPPRTSDEGFLYILDHVILPILDEFKPDLVINSAGQDNHYSDPITDMRFTAQGYALLNDRLSPHIAVLEGGYSIEKALPYVNVGIILAMAGLDYSNVREPDYDPLTIRQSDEISRYVEKEAAEIYTLWGKRDLMREKLIGNAEYVRRKKPIYYDTDGISEQQEETVRVCNDCGGIVTIDSAADTGNRIFAVIIPGQSCPACRAKGEEIYTSTGKDKYNYVYLQDRERDIFLVK from the coding sequence ATGCTGAAAAAGGAAAGAAAGACGGGGCTCATCTTCTTTCCCGCCTTCGACTGGGCCATTTCTCCGACTCATCCGGAGAGGGAAGAAAGACTCCTCTACACGCAGGACCAGGTCTTTGAAGAGGGACTTCTTGACTTTGATAATATTATAGAATTCAAACCTGGCGTGGCTGTTGACGATGATATCAACCGTGTTCACATCTGTGTCCCCGATACAAGAAGCGTGATTACCGAATCGCATCTCATCTCGGCGGGTGGGGCGATAACGGCGGCGGAAAAGGTCATGAAAGGGGAAGTGGACAACGCGTTTGCCCTGGTCAGACCGCCGGGTCATCATGCAATGCTGGTCGTCCACGGCGCCCGTGGTTTCTGCAACGTCAATATCGAGGCCATCATGATTGAATACATAAGAAAGCATTACGGCCCCCAGCGTGTCGCCATTATAGATACCGACTGTCATCACGGGGATGGCACTCAGGATATTTACTGGAATGACCCCAACACCCTGTGCATTTCTATCCATCAGGACGGAACGACACTGTATCCGGGAACCGGTTTTCATAGAGAATTCGGCGGCCCCAACGCCCTCGGCGCCACCATCAATATACCTTTGCCGCCAAGGACGTCGGATGAGGGATTTCTCTACATTCTGGATCATGTGATTCTGCCCATCTTAGATGAATTCAAACCGGATCTCGTGATTAATTCGGCGGGACAGGACAACCACTACTCAGATCCCATCACCGATATGCGCTTTACTGCCCAGGGGTATGCCCTGCTGAATGACAGACTCTCACCCCACATCGCGGTCCTCGAAGGGGGATACTCTATTGAAAAAGCCCTCCCCTATGTCAATGTCGGTATCATTTTAGCGATGGCAGGTCTGGATTACAGCAATGTGAGAGAACCGGACTATGATCCTTTAACCATCAGGCAGTCTGACGAGATCAGCCGGTATGTAGAAAAGGAAGCGGCGGAAATCTACACCCTCTGGGGAAAAAGAGATTTGATGAGGGAAAAACTGATCGGAAATGCAGAATACGTAAGACGGAAAAAGCCTATCTATTACGATACCGACGGTATCAGCGAACAGCAGGAAGAAACCGTCAGGGTTTGCAATGATTGCGGGGGGATAGTCACTATTGATTCTGCCGCCGATACAGGAAACAGGATATTTGCCGTCATTATTCCGGGACAGAGCTGCCCCGCCTGCAGAGCCAAAGGTGAGGAGATATATACCTCAACCGGTAAAGATAAGTATAATTATGTTTATCTTCAGGACAGAGAGAGGGACATCTTCCTCGTAAAATAA